In Desulfatiglans anilini DSM 4660, a single genomic region encodes these proteins:
- the pstA gene encoding phosphate ABC transporter permease PstA has protein sequence MFWLFRGAALINGLALLVVVFFLVKNGWKAINWTFLTQPPIDSMTRGGILPCIVGTLCLSVGAIVIALPIGVASAIYLHEYAKPGRAMRIIRLGINNLAGVPSVVFGLFGLAFFVVYLKMGVSILAGSLTLAALTLPVIIGSAEEALKAVPQTYREASLGLGATKWQTISKVVLPAALPGILTGAILGLSRAAGETAPIMFTAAVFFTPSMPSSVFDEIMALPYHIYVLATAGTEIEQTRPLQYGTALVLITLVLGLNLVAIIYRARLQRKR, from the coding sequence ATGTTCTGGCTCTTTCGCGGCGCCGCCCTGATCAACGGCCTCGCGCTGCTCGTGGTGGTCTTCTTCCTGGTCAAAAACGGCTGGAAGGCCATCAACTGGACCTTCCTCACGCAGCCGCCCATCGATTCGATGACGCGGGGCGGCATCCTCCCCTGCATCGTCGGCACCCTCTGCCTCAGCGTCGGCGCCATCGTGATCGCCCTTCCAATCGGCGTCGCCTCGGCCATCTACCTGCATGAATACGCCAAACCCGGACGGGCGATGCGGATCATCCGCCTGGGAATCAACAACCTGGCCGGGGTTCCGTCGGTCGTCTTCGGCCTCTTCGGGCTCGCCTTTTTCGTCGTCTATCTCAAGATGGGCGTCAGCATCCTGGCCGGCTCTCTGACGCTGGCGGCCCTGACCCTGCCGGTCATCATCGGATCGGCGGAAGAAGCCCTCAAGGCCGTTCCCCAGACCTACCGGGAGGCGTCCCTGGGGCTCGGTGCCACCAAGTGGCAGACCATATCGAAGGTCGTGCTGCCGGCGGCCCTGCCGGGCATATTGACCGGAGCCATCCTGGGCCTCAGCCGGGCTGCGGGTGAAACCGCCCCGATCATGTTCACCGCGGCCGTCTTTTTCACTCCGTCGATGCCCTCTTCGGTCTTCGACGAGATCATGGCCCTCCCCTACCACATCTACGTCCTGGCCACCGCGGGGACGGAAATCGAGCAGACCCGCCCGCTTCAGTATGGGACGGCCCTCGTTCTGATCACCCTCGTCCTGGGCCTGAACCTGGTGGCGATCATCTACCGCGCAAGACTCCAAAGGAAGAGGTGA
- the pstB gene encoding phosphate ABC transporter ATP-binding protein PstB, producing MQVRGLDFYYGPFHALQHIDLDFFSNQVAALIGPSGCGKSTLLRCLNRMNDLIPSSRVEGEILLDRQDIYHPDLDVVSLRRRIGMVFQKPNPFPKTIFENVAYGLRVKGVKNRITISEAVEKSLKGAALWDEVKDRLNESALGLSGGQQQRLCIARAMAVEPEVLLMDEPASALDPIATQKIEELVHELKRDYTIIIVTHNMQQAARISDRTAFFYMGRLIEFGETKNIFTRPKLKQTSDYITGRFG from the coding sequence ATGCAGGTTCGCGGCCTCGATTTTTACTACGGCCCGTTCCACGCCCTGCAACACATCGACCTGGACTTTTTCAGCAACCAGGTGGCCGCCCTGATCGGTCCCTCGGGGTGCGGGAAAAGCACCCTTCTGCGATGCCTGAACCGCATGAACGACCTGATTCCCTCTTCGAGGGTCGAAGGGGAGATCCTGCTCGACCGTCAGGACATCTACCACCCGGATCTCGATGTCGTCAGCCTCCGCCGGCGCATCGGGATGGTGTTCCAGAAGCCGAACCCCTTCCCGAAAACGATCTTCGAAAACGTGGCCTACGGCCTCCGGGTCAAAGGCGTCAAAAACCGCATAACGATCTCCGAGGCGGTGGAGAAGAGCCTCAAAGGGGCCGCGCTCTGGGACGAGGTCAAGGACCGTCTGAACGAATCCGCCCTGGGGCTTTCGGGCGGGCAACAGCAGCGCCTCTGCATCGCGCGCGCCATGGCCGTCGAACCCGAGGTCCTCCTCATGGATGAACCCGCATCGGCCCTGGACCCGATTGCAACCCAGAAGATCGAAGAACTGGTCCACGAACTGAAGCGGGACTACACGATCATCATCGTCACCCACAACATGCAGCAGGCCGCGAGGATCTCGGACCGCACCGCCTTCTTTTACATGGGCCGTCTGATCGAGTTCGGCGAAACCAAAAACATCTTCACCCGTCCCAAACTGAAGCAGACCTCCGATTACATCACTGGCCGTTTCGGTTGA
- the pstC gene encoding phosphate ABC transporter permease subunit PstC produces MMAKPDPSHTGSARQRKERAIRVFFFLTALASIATLSFIMLFLFAEGVPLFRDVPVSDFLFGRYWYPTSDPPDFGIFPLILASLSVTLVASAISIPLGVMTALYLAESASHRLRQWVKPIVELLAALPSVVIGFFGMVIVAPFLQNTFNLPTGLNLFNASLMLAFMSVPTICSISEDAIFSVPRELKEASLALGATRWETIARVIIPASLSGISTAVILGMSRAIGETMVVLMVAGGAAMIPTSLFDPVRPMPASIAAEMAEAPFRGDHYYALFATGVVLFLFTLLFNLIADHVAHRYKQTGAATL; encoded by the coding sequence ATGATGGCAAAGCCCGATCCCAGCCACACCGGTTCTGCCAGGCAGCGCAAAGAACGTGCGATCCGTGTCTTCTTCTTTCTGACCGCACTCGCCTCCATCGCCACGCTGTCCTTCATCATGCTGTTTCTCTTCGCCGAGGGCGTGCCGCTTTTCCGCGATGTACCGGTGTCCGATTTTCTTTTCGGGCGGTACTGGTACCCGACATCGGATCCGCCGGATTTCGGGATCTTTCCCCTCATCCTCGCGTCCCTTTCGGTGACCCTGGTCGCCTCGGCCATCTCCATCCCCCTCGGTGTCATGACGGCGCTCTATCTGGCCGAATCGGCCTCGCACCGTCTGAGGCAGTGGGTCAAGCCCATCGTCGAACTGCTCGCAGCGCTCCCCTCCGTCGTCATCGGTTTTTTCGGGATGGTGATCGTCGCCCCGTTCCTGCAGAACACCTTCAATCTCCCGACAGGCCTCAATCTGTTCAACGCCTCCCTGATGCTGGCCTTCATGTCGGTGCCGACCATCTGCAGCATCTCGGAGGACGCCATCTTCAGCGTGCCCCGTGAACTCAAGGAGGCCTCCCTGGCCCTGGGTGCCACCCGCTGGGAGACCATCGCCCGGGTGATCATCCCCGCCTCCCTCTCAGGGATATCCACGGCGGTGATCCTAGGAATGTCGCGGGCGATCGGGGAAACTATGGTGGTCCTGATGGTTGCCGGCGGGGCGGCCATGATCCCGACCTCCCTTTTCGACCCCGTGCGGCCCATGCCCGCCAGCATCGCGGCCGAGATGGCCGAGGCCCCGTTCCGGGGCGACCATTACTATGCCCTGTTTGCGACCGGCGTCGTCCTTTTCCTGTTCACGCTCCTTTTCAACCTGATCGCCGACCATGTCGCCCATCGCTACAAACAGACCGGAGCCGCGACACTTTGA
- the selA gene encoding L-seryl-tRNA(Sec) selenium transferase produces the protein MGNEDRQIFLRKIPGVDRLLGSEEIQGLARTHPRALILKAIHQVLEDLRARILEGGIEDPKDLDIAAVLTKVRERVEDLARPSLRPVINATGVVAHTNLGRSILAERVIDRFRSLAGGYSNLEYDLKEGRRGSRYVHVEGILRELTSAEAAMVVNNNAAAVLIALETLAKGREVIVSRGQLVEIGGSFRIPDVMRKSGATMIEVGTTNKTHLKDYEEAIRPETALLLKVHTSNFQVIGFTKEVPLAELAELGRRYGLPVMEDLGSGCFVDLDAFGLSREPTVQEVLAQGADLVTFSGDKLLGGPQAGIILGRRDLVEAIRGNQLNRALRIDKLTLLALEETLRLYRDPKEAIQEIPTLRMILQPLEELRRKARSLMDMIGLGEGAALGVSLCDGSSKVGGGALPLLELPTCLVCLDPGKMTAQSLEKALRASDPPVIARVEHERVMLDVRTIQTGEMTIVAQTIHRIARGMR, from the coding sequence GTGGGCAACGAAGACAGACAGATTTTCTTGCGGAAGATCCCCGGCGTCGATCGGCTCCTCGGAAGCGAGGAGATTCAGGGCCTGGCGCGGACCCACCCCCGGGCGCTGATTTTGAAGGCGATTCATCAAGTTCTGGAAGATCTCCGTGCCCGGATACTCGAGGGCGGGATCGAGGACCCGAAGGATCTCGATATCGCGGCCGTTTTGACGAAGGTCCGGGAACGGGTCGAGGACCTTGCCCGGCCCAGCCTCCGGCCTGTCATCAATGCGACGGGGGTGGTGGCCCACACGAACCTCGGGCGGTCCATCCTGGCCGAACGGGTGATCGACCGCTTCCGTTCCCTCGCCGGAGGGTACAGCAATCTCGAATACGATTTGAAGGAAGGCCGGCGCGGCAGCCGCTATGTGCACGTAGAGGGGATCCTCAGGGAGTTGACCTCGGCCGAAGCGGCCATGGTCGTGAACAACAACGCCGCGGCGGTGCTCATCGCCCTCGAGACGCTGGCCAAGGGCCGTGAAGTGATCGTCTCCCGCGGGCAGCTCGTCGAGATCGGCGGGTCGTTCCGGATCCCCGACGTCATGCGCAAGAGCGGCGCCACGATGATCGAAGTGGGAACCACCAACAAGACCCATCTGAAGGATTATGAAGAGGCGATCCGCCCCGAGACCGCGTTGCTTTTGAAGGTGCACACGAGCAATTTCCAGGTGATCGGCTTCACCAAAGAGGTCCCCCTGGCTGAACTCGCGGAGCTGGGACGCCGTTACGGGCTGCCGGTGATGGAGGACCTCGGGAGCGGCTGTTTCGTCGACCTCGACGCATTCGGGCTCTCGCGGGAGCCCACCGTCCAGGAGGTGCTCGCCCAGGGTGCGGATCTGGTGACGTTCAGCGGGGACAAGCTGCTCGGGGGGCCTCAGGCCGGGATCATCCTGGGGCGGCGCGACCTGGTCGAGGCGATTCGGGGCAATCAGCTCAACCGGGCGCTGAGGATCGACAAGCTGACCCTTCTGGCCCTGGAGGAGACGCTCAGGCTTTACCGCGATCCCAAAGAGGCCATCCAGGAGATCCCGACGCTCCGGATGATCCTGCAGCCGCTGGAAGAGCTGCGCCGGAAGGCCCGAAGCCTGATGGACATGATCGGCCTCGGAGAGGGGGCTGCTCTCGGGGTGAGCCTGTGCGACGGGTCGTCCAAGGTGGGCGGGGGGGCGTTGCCCCTCCTCGAATTGCCGACTTGTCTGGTCTGCCTCGATCCAGGAAAGATGACGGCGCAGTCTCTGGAAAAGGCCCTTCGCGCCTCCGACCCTCCGGTGATCGCCAGGGTGGAGCACGAGCGGGTCATGCTGGATGTGCGGACGATTCAGACGGGGGAGATGACGATCGTCGCCCAAACCATCCACCGGATAGCACGCGGGATGCGGTGA
- the cysS gene encoding cysteine--tRNA ligase — MTLQLYNTATRRKEPFTPREPGKVGLYVCGVTVYDLCHIGHARSAIVFDVLVRYLRAKGLEVTYVRNFTDVDDKIIDRAAQLGEDPGVLAQRFIDAFYEDMGRLGVLEADIEPRATEHVEGMIAMIEALLEKGLAYAVDGDVFYSVEAFQGYGALSGRKLEDMKAGSRIAVDEKKRHPMDFALWKSAKPGEPQWSSPWGPGRPGWHLECSVMSNRYLGPSFDIHGGGRDLLFPHHENERAQSIGANGGEFARYWVHNGFVTVEGEKMSKSLGNFLTIRDAVEQYHPQVLRLFLLSKHYRSPLDFSKGAVLGQQSGLVRIYRTLKRLEEEAGPPEGLPDFGTLAEGQQDDTTFLGAFVHAMDDDLNTAGAIGILFEKVRDLNRILDAGPAENRVEQLQTGRGELLAAASVLGLLETPPDVFFDEMAGRGLSADRSEIDALVEERMQARAGKDWAKADRIRDRLKEMGVVLEDGPGGTTWRLDV; from the coding sequence TTGACGTTACAGCTTTACAACACCGCGACGCGGAGAAAAGAACCCTTCACGCCCCGCGAACCCGGCAAGGTCGGCCTGTATGTGTGCGGGGTTACGGTCTACGATCTTTGCCACATCGGACATGCGCGCTCCGCGATCGTCTTCGATGTGCTCGTGCGCTATCTCCGGGCCAAAGGGCTCGAGGTGACCTACGTCCGGAACTTCACCGACGTGGATGACAAGATCATCGATCGGGCCGCCCAGCTCGGGGAGGACCCGGGCGTTCTGGCGCAGCGCTTCATCGACGCCTTTTACGAAGACATGGGGCGGCTCGGCGTGCTCGAGGCCGACATCGAACCGCGGGCCACCGAACATGTCGAAGGGATGATCGCGATGATCGAGGCCCTTCTGGAAAAGGGGCTGGCCTATGCAGTCGACGGTGATGTGTTCTACTCGGTCGAGGCGTTTCAGGGGTACGGTGCGCTTTCAGGCCGGAAGCTGGAGGACATGAAGGCGGGCAGCCGGATCGCCGTGGACGAGAAGAAGCGGCACCCCATGGATTTCGCCCTCTGGAAGAGCGCCAAACCGGGGGAGCCGCAGTGGTCCAGCCCGTGGGGGCCGGGCCGGCCGGGTTGGCACCTCGAGTGCTCGGTCATGAGCAACCGGTACCTGGGGCCGTCTTTCGACATCCACGGCGGGGGGCGCGATTTGCTGTTCCCCCACCACGAAAACGAGCGGGCCCAGTCCATCGGCGCCAACGGAGGCGAGTTCGCCCGCTACTGGGTGCACAACGGCTTCGTGACGGTCGAAGGGGAAAAGATGTCGAAGTCGCTGGGCAACTTCCTGACCATCCGCGATGCGGTCGAGCAGTACCACCCGCAGGTGTTGAGGTTGTTCCTGCTGTCCAAGCATTACCGGAGCCCCCTCGATTTCAGCAAAGGCGCCGTCCTCGGCCAGCAGTCCGGCCTGGTCCGCATCTACCGGACGCTGAAGCGCCTGGAGGAGGAGGCGGGTCCTCCGGAGGGCCTCCCCGATTTCGGGACCCTGGCGGAGGGGCAGCAGGACGATACGACCTTTCTGGGCGCGTTCGTGCACGCTATGGACGATGACTTGAACACCGCCGGAGCGATCGGAATCCTCTTCGAAAAGGTCCGGGACCTGAACCGCATCCTGGACGCCGGGCCGGCGGAAAACCGCGTGGAACAGCTGCAGACGGGCCGCGGCGAACTGCTTGCGGCCGCCTCCGTGCTCGGGCTGCTGGAGACGCCGCCGGATGTCTTTTTCGACGAGATGGCCGGCAGGGGGTTGTCTGCCGACCGGTCCGAAATCGACGCCCTGGTCGAGGAGCGCATGCAGGCCCGGGCAGGCAAGGATTGGGCGAAGGCCGACAGGATCCGCGACCGGCTCAAGGAGATGGGGGTCGTCCTCGAAGACGGGCCAGGCGGGACGACCTGGAGGCTGGATGTTTGA
- the pyk gene encoding pyruvate kinase produces the protein MPFPKTKIVCTIGPASESPEILRALLLNGMSVARLNFSHGTHRDHAAKIKALRALSAELKKPVGILQDLGGPKIRVGRIPDPGITLKAGQRFILTSEKIDGTAVQVSISYPTLPDEAKPGDRILLADGFLELKVLEVVPPRIICEVITGGILTSHKGVNLPSRTISTPSITAKDKHDLRFGLEQEVDCVALSFVRSRQEIDQVREMIAQAGKDTPVIAKIEKHEAVQRIDEILRAADGVMVARGDLGVEIPLYEVPMIQKEIIEKANRLGKPVITATQMLRSMVDSPRPTRAEATDVANAVLDGTDAVMLSEETASGRYPVEAVRFMAQILQQTEIHFPHARYLERPVGGDIPEAVAHASCTLAERLHAAAIIAPTRSGQTARLISSFRPRNHLIAVSPSEETVRRLTLCWGCLPILVARPSDTDDMFDKAAAAALDSGNVREKDLVVITAGHPVWVPGSTNMVKVRYL, from the coding sequence ATGCCCTTTCCGAAGACCAAGATCGTCTGCACCATCGGTCCGGCCAGCGAATCGCCCGAGATCCTGAGAGCCCTTCTTCTGAATGGCATGAGCGTCGCCAGGCTGAATTTCTCGCATGGGACCCACAGGGACCATGCCGCCAAGATCAAGGCCCTCCGCGCTTTATCCGCTGAACTGAAGAAGCCCGTCGGAATCCTGCAGGACCTCGGTGGACCGAAGATCCGCGTCGGCAGGATCCCGGACCCCGGCATCACCCTGAAGGCCGGCCAGCGCTTCATCCTCACCTCCGAAAAGATCGACGGAACGGCTGTCCAGGTGTCCATCTCCTACCCCACCCTGCCCGACGAAGCGAAGCCCGGGGACCGGATTCTGCTGGCCGACGGCTTTCTCGAACTCAAGGTTCTGGAGGTCGTTCCCCCACGAATCATCTGCGAGGTCATCACCGGAGGCATCCTGACCTCGCACAAGGGCGTCAATCTCCCCTCCCGAACCATCAGCACGCCGTCCATCACCGCAAAGGACAAACACGACCTCCGCTTCGGGCTGGAGCAGGAGGTCGACTGTGTCGCCCTTTCCTTCGTCCGGAGCCGGCAGGAGATCGACCAGGTCAGGGAGATGATCGCCCAGGCCGGCAAGGACACGCCTGTGATCGCCAAGATCGAAAAGCACGAGGCCGTTCAGCGCATCGACGAAATCCTGCGGGCGGCCGACGGGGTCATGGTAGCGCGCGGGGATTTGGGGGTGGAAATCCCGCTCTATGAAGTCCCCATGATCCAGAAAGAGATCATCGAAAAGGCCAACCGTCTGGGAAAACCGGTCATCACCGCCACCCAGATGCTGCGGTCCATGGTCGACTCGCCCCGTCCGACACGGGCCGAAGCGACGGATGTGGCCAATGCGGTGCTGGACGGGACGGATGCGGTCATGCTCTCGGAGGAAACGGCCAGCGGACGATATCCAGTGGAAGCGGTCCGGTTCATGGCGCAGATCCTTCAACAGACCGAAATCCACTTTCCCCATGCCAGGTACCTGGAGCGCCCGGTAGGCGGCGACATCCCGGAAGCGGTGGCCCATGCCTCCTGCACCCTGGCCGAACGGCTGCATGCCGCTGCCATCATCGCACCTACCCGGTCCGGCCAGACCGCACGCCTCATCTCGAGTTTCCGCCCCAGAAACCACCTGATCGCGGTCTCCCCCTCCGAGGAGACCGTCAGGAGACTCACCCTCTGCTGGGGCTGCCTCCCGATCCTGGTCGCAAGGCCTTCCGACACCGACGACATGTTCGACAAGGCCGCCGCTGCGGCGCTCGATTCAGGCAACGTCAGGGAAAAGGACCTGGTGGTCATCACGGCCGGTCATCCGGTATGGGTGCCCGGTTCGACCAATATGGTCAAAGTCCGATACCTTTAG
- a CDS encoding HU family DNA-binding protein, translated as MRKNDLSKPDQRHRRGDTMTKAELVAEIAKNSQLSKSDAEKALNSFIDVAKKTLKKDKKLALAGFGSFVVAKRKARKGRNPQTGKTINIKAKNVVKFRPGKALKESV; from the coding sequence CTGAGGAAGAATGATCTTTCGAAACCCGATCAGCGACACAGAAGGGGGGACACCATGACAAAGGCCGAGTTAGTGGCAGAAATCGCCAAGAATTCCCAGCTATCGAAGTCAGACGCTGAAAAAGCACTCAACTCATTCATCGATGTCGCCAAGAAGACCCTCAAAAAAGACAAGAAACTGGCTCTCGCTGGGTTTGGTTCTTTTGTGGTCGCCAAGAGAAAAGCACGGAAAGGCAGAAATCCCCAGACAGGAAAAACCATCAATATCAAGGCAAAGAATGTGGTTAAATTCCGACCCGGAAAGGCCCTCAAAGAAAGCGTTTAA
- the ispF gene encoding 2-C-methyl-D-erythritol 2,4-cyclodiphosphate synthase: MRVGFGYDVHALAPDRALILGGVHVPFPAGLAGHSDADVLIHAVMDAIVGALGLGDIGRHFPDSDPALEGISSLILLDEVHDMLMQQGWCINNLDATVVAERPKLAPFVPEMRERIARTLQTPAECINIKATTTEGLGFCGRGEGIAAYAIVSLRPVGAGTP, translated from the coding sequence GTGCGCGTAGGCTTCGGGTACGATGTGCATGCCCTTGCGCCGGACCGCGCCCTCATCCTGGGCGGGGTCCATGTCCCTTTCCCGGCGGGGCTGGCAGGGCATTCGGATGCGGATGTCCTGATCCACGCCGTGATGGACGCCATCGTCGGGGCCCTGGGCCTGGGGGACATCGGACGCCACTTCCCGGACAGCGATCCGGCACTCGAGGGGATCTCCAGCCTGATTCTGCTGGATGAGGTCCATGACATGCTGATGCAGCAGGGCTGGTGCATCAACAACCTGGATGCCACGGTCGTGGCCGAGCGGCCGAAGCTCGCACCCTTTGTCCCCGAGATGCGGGAACGGATCGCCCGCACCCTTCAGACGCCTGCCGAATGCATCAACATCAAGGCGACGACGACCGAAGGCCTCGGCTTCTGCGGCCGGGGGGAGGGGATCGCCGCCTATGCGATCGTGAGTCTGCGCCCGGTCGGGGCGGGAACGCCATAG
- a CDS encoding FmdB family zinc ribbon protein → MPIYEYRCKACDREFEALVFSGDSQIACPHCKGTDVTRLMSACGFKSDSGFTPSSGSSGCASCSGGSCSSCH, encoded by the coding sequence ATGCCTATCTATGAATATCGATGCAAAGCATGCGACCGCGAGTTCGAAGCCCTGGTCTTTTCGGGCGACAGCCAGATCGCCTGCCCCCACTGCAAAGGGACCGATGTGACGCGCCTCATGTCCGCCTGCGGATTCAAGAGCGACAGCGGCTTTACACCGTCCTCCGGGTCTTCGGGATGCGCCTCCTGTTCCGGAGGCAGCTGCAGCAGTTGTCATTGA
- a CDS encoding phosphate ABC transporter substrate-binding protein, with protein MRQKIVIILSFLAVFCLIAGSAWAGSITIKGSTTVLPVAQKVSEAYMQQFPDVKISLSGGGSGNGIKALIDGSTDIANSSRFIKDKEVKLAVEKGRYPVPFAVAYDCIVPVVHTGNPIANITLMQLKDIYMGKIKNWREIGGPDRPIVVISRDTSSGTYEVWEEKVMQKERVFPAALLQASNGAIVQAVSKNPNAIGYIGIGYIDGSVKALMVDRVAGTPESTLNGTYPISRALYMFTQGWPVGDTLDFINFVLHPEKGQKYVKDAGFVPLY; from the coding sequence ATGCGACAGAAAATCGTGATCATTTTGAGTTTTTTGGCAGTTTTTTGCCTCATAGCGGGATCCGCATGGGCCGGCAGCATCACCATCAAGGGATCCACCACCGTCCTGCCCGTCGCCCAGAAGGTGTCCGAGGCGTACATGCAGCAGTTCCCGGACGTGAAAATCTCCCTGTCCGGGGGCGGGTCCGGCAACGGGATCAAGGCCCTGATCGACGGGTCCACCGACATCGCCAACAGCTCCCGGTTCATCAAGGACAAAGAAGTCAAGCTCGCCGTGGAAAAGGGCCGTTACCCGGTTCCCTTCGCGGTGGCCTATGACTGCATCGTCCCCGTGGTGCACACTGGCAACCCCATCGCCAACATCACCCTCATGCAGCTCAAGGACATCTATATGGGCAAGATCAAGAACTGGCGTGAAATCGGCGGCCCCGACCGGCCGATCGTCGTCATCTCCCGCGACACCTCGTCGGGCACCTACGAGGTCTGGGAAGAAAAGGTCATGCAAAAGGAGCGGGTCTTTCCCGCCGCCCTGCTGCAGGCCTCGAACGGCGCCATCGTCCAGGCGGTCTCCAAAAACCCGAACGCCATCGGATACATCGGCATCGGATACATCGACGGAAGCGTCAAGGCCCTGATGGTCGACCGCGTCGCCGGCACACCCGAAAGCACCCTGAACGGGACCTATCCGATCAGCCGCGCCCTTTACATGTTTACCCAGGGATGGCCTGTGGGCGACACCCTCGACTTCATCAATTTCGTCCTGCATCCCGAAAAGGGACAGAAATACGTCAAAGATGCCGGGTTCGTTCCGCTTTATTGA
- a CDS encoding D-sedoheptulose-7-phosphate isomerase, producing MERIIKDILVESIEVKEAFIREQGAQIAALAEKIASAFTGDRKLLLCGNGGSAADAQHLAAEFVNRFQLERPPLPALALTTDTSVLTSIANDYDFDQVFSKQVAALGAAGDVLLVLTTSGRSKNIVKAVEAARKAGLYTAALLGGDGGEVRRMADLAMVVKSKTTARVQEAHILAGHMLCHLVDYILFQRHLNES from the coding sequence TTGGAGCGTATCATCAAGGACATCCTGGTGGAGAGCATCGAGGTCAAGGAGGCCTTCATCCGCGAACAGGGTGCGCAGATCGCGGCGCTCGCCGAGAAGATCGCCTCGGCCTTCACCGGGGACCGCAAGCTGCTGCTTTGCGGAAACGGCGGCAGCGCCGCAGATGCCCAGCATCTGGCCGCGGAGTTTGTCAACCGTTTTCAGTTGGAGCGCCCTCCCCTGCCCGCGCTTGCGCTGACGACGGACACATCGGTTCTGACCAGCATCGCCAACGACTACGACTTCGATCAGGTTTTTTCAAAGCAGGTCGCAGCGCTGGGCGCAGCGGGGGATGTCCTCCTGGTGCTGACGACGAGCGGCCGTTCGAAGAACATCGTGAAGGCGGTCGAGGCGGCGCGCAAGGCCGGGCTCTATACGGCCGCCCTCCTGGGCGGAGACGGGGGGGAGGTCCGCCGGATGGCGGACCTGGCCATGGTGGTCAAGAGCAAGACCACCGCCAGGGTGCAGGAAGCCCATATTTTGGCTGGACATATGCTGTGCCATCTGGTTGATTATATCCTTTTTCAGAGGCACTTGAACGAGAGTTGA